Genomic DNA from Bartonella alsatica:
AACAATGCGAATAATTTCTGCAAAACCCAATGTTGCAATTCCAAGATAATCACCACTAAGTCGTAAGATAGGAAGTGCAATCAATAAACCTACAACTGCAGCACACAAACCACTTACAATAACGGCTAGAAAAAAAGGTAATTGCAGATGATGCAACGGTTCAGCTATAGGTTCAAGAATCCACATCATTTCTTTTTGTTCAGGAGAGAGAAGTAAAATTGCGCACACATAAGCACCAACGGCCATGAAGCCAGCATGTCCAAGAGAAAACATACCCGTAAAACCGTAAATTAAATTAAGGGAAATGGCTAATATCGCATTAATAGCAATAAGATTGATAATACGAAGTGTGTAATCATTAAAATGGTTATCAGCATAAAACAAGAGGCCTATAAAGACTAAAATACTGATACACGATAGAAAAGTTGTAGTGGATTTTACCATTTAAATTTTCTCCTGACTTTTTTTGCCCATTAATCCTGTGGGCATTATCAATAAAATCAGAATTAATAAAATAAAAGCAAAAGCATCTCGATATCCAGATAATGCGGGAAAGAATGCGATAATCATAATTTCAATGAATCCAAGTAACACCCCCCCAAACATTGCTCCTGGAATTGAGCCAATACCTCCAATAACGGCAGCGATAAATGCTTTGAGTCCAGGAAGAACGCCCATATAAGGATGGATTTGAGGATAACGTAGTGACCACATAATACCCGCGATAGCTGCAAGTGCTGAACCTATCCCAAATGTAAATGCAATGACTTTATTGACAGAAACACCCATCAAACGCGTCGTTTCAATATCATAAGAGATTGCACGCATAGCAAGACCAGGTTTTGTTTTATGGATAATCCATAGTAATAAAATAATGAGAATAAACGAAACAATAGGAACAATCAGAGACATGGGAGCAATTCTAATGATTTTATCCGTTCCTGCTTCTAAATACCATAAGAACGGTATTACAAGAAAATCTGGCTGTTTTACACTTTTCGGGACACCGCTAAAGAGTACAGTAGCAAGATTTTCAATAAAAAAGGAAATTCCTATCGCACCTATAAGCGCTGAAATACGCGGAGCATGGCGTAAAGGTTTATAAGCAAATTGATCAATAGTAATTCCCACAGCACTTGTAATAAAAGTTGAAAAACAGAGAGCTAAAATCCAAATCGGTGTAAACTCTTGTGGAGAAATTTTAAAATAATAAATGAACCCTAAAATAAGAATTAAAAAAGCAGCAATCCAATAAACTGGAGGATATTTTTTGAATCCTATAAACACCGAATAATAAATGAGAACAGCGAGTAATAAAAGAAGGATAGCAGCCCAAGCAGGCATAAAGCTAATTGTGGAAAAGAAAACAAAATACGCTCCCAACATAAAGATATCGCCATGAGCAAAATTAATGAGTCTCAGTATACCATAGACCATAGTGTAACCAATAGCGATAAGTCCATAAAGAGATCCTAATGCTAGTGCATTAAAAAAATACTGGATGAACATTTCAGTGCTCATCTTTCATCCTTCCACATTTGTTAGTTCACATAGGATAAAATTAAAAAACCACTAAATTTTAATTGAGATAAGAATCCTTAACTAATTCTTGTATTTTGATTAGCACAATCTCTAACTTTTTAAAAAGCAGGTTTGACTTCATCTAAATAGACACGTTTCCCGTTCTTTATTTCAATTATGCCAATAGGAATTTTAGGGTTATGATTTTCATCCATGGACATATCACCAAAAGGGGTTTGAAAATCTTTTAATTGGCTAAGTGCAATAGTGATTTTTTCACGATCAGCACTATCAGCATTTTCAATAGCTTTCATAAACATCATATAACTCGTATATCCCAAAACAGAATTGATATTTGGTTCTTTATCTGGATAGGCTGCTTTCCATTCATTAGTGAATTCTTTTGCAGCTTCTGACATATTCGGCATATTTTCACTGTAGGGAAGTGTTGTATGTAAGAAGCCTTCTGCGGCTTTTCCTGCAATTGCAATGGTCTCTGGATTATCCATGGCATCTCCACCCATAATTTTAAACTTTGCACCTAACTCACGTGCTTGTTTCATAATGATGGCACCTTCAGAAAAGTAAGATGGAATAAATAAGATATCAGGTTTTTGCGCTATAATCTGTGTAAGAACAGCAGAAAAATCCTGATCTCCAGAATTATAGTTTAAATTTAAGATAACTTCACCACCTAATTTTTTGAAAGCACGCGTAAAATAACTTGCAAGACCAATTGCATAATCGTTTGATATATCTTTAAGGATAGCTGCTTTTTTTGCGTGTAAAGTTTGACTTACATAGGTTGCAATCCCTATACCTTGATAGGAATCAATGAAGCAAGTACGAAAATAATACTTTTTACCCTGTGTAACAAGCGGATTTGTTGAAGACGTAGCAATGCTTGGAGTCTTTGCTTTTTCAGATATTTCTCCACCAGCCAACGAGAGTGAAGAGCCATAACTACCGATGATTCCATTAACTTTTTCACTTGCAGTTAAACGCATAACAGCATTAGCAGCTTCTACCTTATCAGATTTATTATCAATAATAATAAGTTCCACTTTGCGCCCCAATATTTCTGGGACTTTTTTATGTGCCAATTCTATGCCTCTAATTTCAAGTTGGCCTCCAAATGCATTTTGACCACTTAACGGAAGATAAACACCAATTTTGATAGGTTCATTCGCATAGACATTTACTACAAGTGCTATGACAGCTGTGAGTATAATAAGAACTCTCTTCAATTGCATTGCGCACTTTCCTTAATTTAGTTGCGATCTCTGCACCTTATCTTGAACTTCTTTATCATGCAAGTTATGCATTAGTGAAAATATTATTGTATGAAGAATCTTTTATATTTTTTCGGTACTTTCGGTACTTATTGTACGGTTATATAGAGCATACGATCAAACATTTTTGTAAATATTCGTGTTGTTACTAAAACAAGGAGTTACGACAATATGGGGAAATCTTAATCTTGGGGCTTGCGTGTTGGTGCAAGAGCAATGTTTACTTAAGCATAGAGAATCAATGTCGTACAATTTAGAGCTACAGGGTCACATTTTATTATGACGAGTAAGGATATATTAAAGGATTGTTCCCTATCTGAGGATAGTGTAGGTACTTGTGGTGAGATTATTGAAATTAGTGGTGTCATTAAATGGTTTGATGGCAGTAAGGGATATGGATTTATTGTACCTGATATGCCTAATTTCCCTGATATATTATTGCATGTCACGGTGATGCGTAGGGATGGTTTTCAAACAGCTTTGGAGGGTGCTAAAGTTATCTGTGCTGTGGAAAAAACTGAACGCGGGTTAAAGTGCGTTCAGGTGAAATCTATAGACTGTTCTTCAGCGAT
This window encodes:
- a CDS encoding ABC transporter substrate-binding protein produces the protein MQLKRVLIILTAVIALVVNVYANEPIKIGVYLPLSGQNAFGGQLEIRGIELAHKKVPEILGRKVELIIIDNKSDKVEAANAVMRLTASEKVNGIIGSYGSSLSLAGGEISEKAKTPSIATSSTNPLVTQGKKYYFRTCFIDSYQGIGIATYVSQTLHAKKAAILKDISNDYAIGLASYFTRAFKKLGGEVILNLNYNSGDQDFSAVLTQIIAQKPDILFIPSYFSEGAIIMKQARELGAKFKIMGGDAMDNPETIAIAGKAAEGFLHTTLPYSENMPNMSEAAKEFTNEWKAAYPDKEPNINSVLGYTSYMMFMKAIENADSADREKITIALSQLKDFQTPFGDMSMDENHNPKIPIGIIEIKNGKRVYLDEVKPAF
- a CDS encoding branched-chain amino acid ABC transporter permease: MSTEMFIQYFFNALALGSLYGLIAIGYTMVYGILRLINFAHGDIFMLGAYFVFFSTISFMPAWAAILLLLLAVLIYYSVFIGFKKYPPVYWIAAFLILILGFIYYFKISPQEFTPIWILALCFSTFITSAVGITIDQFAYKPLRHAPRISALIGAIGISFFIENLATVLFSGVPKSVKQPDFLVIPFLWYLEAGTDKIIRIAPMSLIVPIVSFILIILLLWIIHKTKPGLAMRAISYDIETTRLMGVSVNKVIAFTFGIGSALAAIAGIMWSLRYPQIHPYMGVLPGLKAFIAAVIGGIGSIPGAMFGGVLLGFIEIMIIAFFPALSGYRDAFAFILLILILLIMPTGLMGKKSQEKI
- a CDS encoding cold-shock protein, which gives rise to MTSKDILKDCSLSEDSVGTCGEIIEISGVIKWFDGSKGYGFIVPDMPNFPDILLHVTVMRRDGFQTALEGAKVICAVEKTERGLKCVQVKSIDCSSAIHPSEIPARTHVVVAPESGLERAIVKWFNRDKGFGFLSRGQGTEDIFIHMETLRRFGLAELRSGQVVLVRFGKGEKGLMTAEIYPDIGIPFTTH